The Falco naumanni isolate bFalNau1 chromosome 1, bFalNau1.pat, whole genome shotgun sequence genome window below encodes:
- the BDH2 gene encoding 3-hydroxybutyrate dehydrogenase type 2 isoform X1 has protein sequence MAEVSSMGRLDGKIILLSAAAQGIGRAAAIAFAKEGAEVIATDINESKLKELEKYPGIQIRVLDVTKKEQIENLAKEVEKIDVLCNIAGFVHHGTILECEEQDWNFTMNLNVRSMYLMIKTFLPKMLKQKSGNIINMSSVASSIKGVVNRCVYSTSKAAVIGLTKSVAADFIEQGIRCNCICPGTVDTPSLQERIQARPNPEQALKDFLARQKTGRMATAEEVAHLFVYLASDESAYVTGNELIIDGGWRL, from the exons ATGGCAGAG GTTAGCAGTATGGGCCGGCTTGATGGGAAAATCATACTactgtctgcagcagcacaggggatCGGGCGAGCAGCTGCTATA GCTTTTGCTAAAGAAGGAGCCGAAGTCATTGCTACAGACATCAATGAGTCTAAGCTGAAAGAACTGGAGAAATATCCAG GCATTCAAATACGAGTTCTGGATGTTACCAAAAAGGAGCAGATAGAAAATCTGGCCAAGGAGGTTGAAAAGATTGATGTTCTCTGTAACATTGCAGG GTTTGTTCATCATGGAACCATTCTGGAGTGTGAGGAGCAAGACTGGAACTTCACTATGAACCTCAATGTTCGCAGCATGTACCTCATGATCAAGACATTCCTTCCTAAG ATGCTTAAACAGAAATCTGGAAATATTATAAATATGTCTTCTGTGGCATCCAGCATTAAAG GAGTTGTGAACAGATGTGTATATAGTACTTCAAAGGCAGCAGTTATTGGTCTAACGAAGTCTGTGGCTGCTGATTTCATTGAACAAGGCATCAGATGCAACTGCATATGTCCTG GGACTGTCGACACACCATCTTTACAGGAAAGAATCCAAGCCCGCCCTAACCCAGAACAG GCACTGAAAGACTTTCTAGCCAGACAGAAGACTGGCAGGATGGCTACTGCTGAAGAAGTGGCCCATCTCTTTGTGTACTTGGCCTCTGATGAA TCTGCCTATGTGACTGGAAATGAACTAATCATTGATGGAGGATGGCGCTTGTGA
- the BDH2 gene encoding 3-hydroxybutyrate dehydrogenase type 2 isoform X2, translating to MGRLDGKIILLSAAAQGIGRAAAIAFAKEGAEVIATDINESKLKELEKYPGIQIRVLDVTKKEQIENLAKEVEKIDVLCNIAGFVHHGTILECEEQDWNFTMNLNVRSMYLMIKTFLPKMLKQKSGNIINMSSVASSIKGVVNRCVYSTSKAAVIGLTKSVAADFIEQGIRCNCICPGTVDTPSLQERIQARPNPEQALKDFLARQKTGRMATAEEVAHLFVYLASDESAYVTGNELIIDGGWRL from the exons ATGGGCCGGCTTGATGGGAAAATCATACTactgtctgcagcagcacaggggatCGGGCGAGCAGCTGCTATA GCTTTTGCTAAAGAAGGAGCCGAAGTCATTGCTACAGACATCAATGAGTCTAAGCTGAAAGAACTGGAGAAATATCCAG GCATTCAAATACGAGTTCTGGATGTTACCAAAAAGGAGCAGATAGAAAATCTGGCCAAGGAGGTTGAAAAGATTGATGTTCTCTGTAACATTGCAGG GTTTGTTCATCATGGAACCATTCTGGAGTGTGAGGAGCAAGACTGGAACTTCACTATGAACCTCAATGTTCGCAGCATGTACCTCATGATCAAGACATTCCTTCCTAAG ATGCTTAAACAGAAATCTGGAAATATTATAAATATGTCTTCTGTGGCATCCAGCATTAAAG GAGTTGTGAACAGATGTGTATATAGTACTTCAAAGGCAGCAGTTATTGGTCTAACGAAGTCTGTGGCTGCTGATTTCATTGAACAAGGCATCAGATGCAACTGCATATGTCCTG GGACTGTCGACACACCATCTTTACAGGAAAGAATCCAAGCCCGCCCTAACCCAGAACAG GCACTGAAAGACTTTCTAGCCAGACAGAAGACTGGCAGGATGGCTACTGCTGAAGAAGTGGCCCATCTCTTTGTGTACTTGGCCTCTGATGAA TCTGCCTATGTGACTGGAAATGAACTAATCATTGATGGAGGATGGCGCTTGTGA